A genomic stretch from Rhodomicrobium vannielii ATCC 17100 includes:
- a CDS encoding ABC transporter permease: MKRSHLLGLIVPAGLLAAWTGAARFGLLPAQILPDPALVAQTIGETLGSGELWMHLSASLQRIAVGFALGAVAGLLLGAAIGASPSLRALFRTPFLVMTQLHALAMLPLIVLVFGIDEEMKLFVIGWATFIPVVLNTAQGIREVCPAWLEVGRVLGFDPWYQATRVVLPAAAPSIFTGIREGLANAWQALILAELFASSEGLGYLIVWGRQLFQLDLVLTAILTIALVGLLLNGVLGIAERRLYRWRGGVA; this comes from the coding sequence ATGAAGCGCTCGCATCTGCTCGGGTTGATCGTTCCCGCCGGTCTTCTTGCGGCTTGGACAGGGGCAGCTCGGTTCGGGCTGCTGCCTGCGCAGATCCTGCCGGACCCGGCGCTCGTCGCGCAAACGATCGGTGAGACGCTGGGGAGCGGCGAACTGTGGATGCACCTTTCCGCCAGCCTCCAGCGCATCGCTGTCGGCTTTGCGCTCGGCGCGGTTGCGGGACTGCTGCTTGGTGCAGCGATCGGCGCGTCTCCTTCGCTTCGGGCGCTTTTCCGGACGCCGTTTCTCGTCATGACGCAGCTTCATGCTCTCGCGATGCTACCGCTCATCGTGCTGGTCTTTGGTATCGACGAGGAGATGAAGCTCTTCGTTATCGGCTGGGCGACATTCATTCCCGTCGTGCTGAACACCGCGCAGGGCATCCGCGAAGTGTGCCCCGCATGGCTCGAAGTCGGCCGGGTGCTTGGGTTCGATCCCTGGTATCAGGCCACCCGCGTCGTTCTGCCCGCTGCTGCGCCGTCGATCTTCACCGGAATCCGTGAGGGGCTGGCGAACGCGTGGCAGGCGCTGATCCTGGCTGAACTGTTCGCGTCCAGCGAGGGGCTCGGGTACCTGATCGTTTGGGGCCGCCAGCTCTTTCAGCTCGACCTCGTGCTAACCGCCATCTTGACGATTGCGCTGGTCGGCCTCCTGCTCAACGGGGTGCTGGGGATTGCCGAACGCCGGTTATACCGCTGGCGTGGAGGCGTCGCATGA
- a CDS encoding arsenate reductase ArsC produces MPQAVLFACNYNSIRSPMAAAILRFLAGRRIYVRSAGVRQGEIDPFVIAVMDEIGIDITHHQPRTIEDLEDTSFDLIVTLAPEAHHKALEFTRTMAVDVEYWPTIDPSAATGNREQILEGYRAVRDQLFDRIKKRFDISGMPQA; encoded by the coding sequence TTGCCCCAGGCCGTACTTTTTGCTTGTAACTACAATTCGATAAGGTCGCCCATGGCGGCCGCGATCCTGCGTTTTCTCGCGGGAAGGCGGATCTATGTGCGCTCGGCGGGCGTGCGCCAGGGCGAAATCGACCCTTTCGTGATCGCTGTGATGGACGAAATCGGCATCGACATCACCCATCACCAGCCGCGAACCATCGAGGATCTGGAGGACACGTCCTTCGACCTCATCGTGACGCTCGCGCCGGAAGCGCATCACAAGGCGCTGGAATTCACGCGCACCATGGCTGTCGACGTCGAATACTGGCCGACGATCGATCCCTCCGCCGCCACCGGCAACCGCGAGCAGATCCTCGAAGGCTACCGCGCCGTGCGCGATCAGCTTTTCGACCGCATCAAGAAGCGCTTCGACATCTCCGGCATGCCGCAGGCCTGA
- a CDS encoding ABC transporter permease, with the protein MTIRAPSLKPFAVLGGTLAVWEAATLLELADPNFLPSPHAVLARGWTEVTTGTLPADLAATLSRHIQGLGIGVSAALAFGLLLGLSKLANRLIGPLFLGFRQIALFAWVPLLSLWFGGNEAGKIAFIAVAAFTPMVVSTWRGTSEISPAHHELAAVLTLGRLDYVRLIALPSALPQVLTGFRSSLIASWLATVGAELFLNVAPGLGGRLNEGRETFQMDLLLAMLIVLVAIGMIYQRLADAGEMKLLKRRTA; encoded by the coding sequence ATGACGATCCGCGCGCCCTCGCTGAAGCCATTTGCCGTCCTTGGAGGCACGCTTGCGGTGTGGGAAGCCGCCACGCTTCTGGAACTAGCAGACCCCAATTTCCTGCCGTCGCCTCATGCCGTGCTAGCGCGGGGTTGGACCGAAGTGACAACCGGCACGCTTCCCGCCGACCTCGCTGCGACGCTTTCGCGCCACATTCAAGGGCTCGGCATTGGCGTCTCCGCCGCGCTGGCTTTCGGGCTCCTGCTTGGCTTGTCCAAACTCGCTAACCGGCTTATTGGGCCGCTGTTCCTGGGCTTCAGGCAAATCGCGCTGTTTGCCTGGGTTCCGCTGCTGTCGCTGTGGTTTGGCGGAAACGAGGCTGGGAAGATCGCCTTCATCGCCGTTGCCGCCTTTACGCCGATGGTGGTGAGCACCTGGCGTGGAACAAGCGAAATTTCTCCAGCCCATCACGAACTCGCGGCGGTGCTGACCCTTGGCCGTCTCGACTACGTTCGGCTGATCGCGCTGCCGAGTGCGCTGCCGCAGGTGCTGACCGGGTTTAGAAGTTCTCTCATCGCGTCCTGGCTCGCGACAGTCGGCGCGGAACTGTTCCTGAACGTCGCTCCTGGTCTTGGCGGCCGCCTCAACGAGGGCCGTGAAACTTTCCAGATGGATCTGCTGCTCGCCATGCTCATCGTGCTGGTGGCCATCGGCATGATTTACCAGCGACTGGCCGATGCCGGAGAGATGAAGCTGCTGAAACGGAGAACAGCCTGA
- the ubiE gene encoding bifunctional demethylmenaquinone methyltransferase/2-methoxy-6-polyprenyl-1,4-benzoquinol methylase UbiE: MTAYDHKIQNLGFQGFVNTVFDRVATRYDLMNDLMSGGVHRIWKDAAINWLAPSKSSASLLIDVAGGTGDITKRFLKAAGRGSRSIITDINHSMMDEGRDKHPEFAGHVEFVQANAESLPYRDNTSDFYTISFGIRNVDNKQNALNEAFRVLKPGGRFLCLEFSRVQVPLFDKVYEVYSDNVVPPLGRVVAGDAEPYRYLVDSIRAFPDQKKFAGMIEKAGFSRVQYRNLSGGIAAIHSGLKL, encoded by the coding sequence ATGACTGCTTACGATCACAAAATCCAGAACCTCGGTTTTCAGGGGTTCGTCAACACCGTCTTCGACCGTGTCGCCACGCGCTACGACCTGATGAACGACCTGATGTCGGGCGGCGTCCATCGCATCTGGAAGGATGCGGCGATCAACTGGCTCGCGCCGTCCAAGTCGAGCGCATCGCTGCTGATCGACGTGGCTGGCGGCACCGGCGATATCACGAAGCGCTTTCTCAAGGCCGCCGGACGCGGATCGCGCTCGATCATCACCGACATCAACCATTCGATGATGGACGAAGGCCGCGACAAGCATCCCGAGTTCGCGGGCCATGTCGAGTTCGTGCAGGCGAACGCGGAGAGCCTGCCGTATCGCGATAACACGTCGGACTTCTACACCATCTCCTTCGGCATCCGTAACGTGGACAACAAGCAGAACGCGCTGAACGAAGCGTTCCGCGTGCTGAAGCCGGGCGGCCGCTTCCTCTGCCTCGAATTCTCGCGCGTGCAGGTGCCGCTGTTCGACAAGGTCTACGAGGTCTATTCCGATAATGTGGTGCCGCCGCTTGGCCGCGTCGTGGCGGGCGATGCGGAGCCCTATCGCTACCTCGTTGACAGCATCCGCGCCTTCCCGGATCAGAAGAAGTTCGCCGGAATGATCGAAAAGGCAGGCTTCAGCCGCGTGCAGTATCGCAACCTGTCGGGTGGTATCGCGGCGATTCACTCCGGCCTGAAGCTTTAG
- a CDS encoding ABC transporter substrate-binding protein: MSVFLLIMVPAVVFCSGSGLAKAEPIVIRIGYPGLGVDNRPFAYGGIAAIAHAERYIEKEFENDQHIKVEWTLFRGAGPAVNEAFASGQLDFSAGLGDLPAIVHRSNGIKTKWLAQSDVHTPIFLAVRKGVEVNRIEDLVGRKIAQFRGTNLQLAADRVLAAHGLTEKNIKFINLDFAGSVAALLSGNIDGAFGGVEVLELKRRGIIDIPYDTKDDKPEFSRAAGLYVTEEFEAKHPELVQRVVNAYVRAARWGADEANREALNDVYAKSGIPAQSFREYFSGQKLADRLNPLIDDFVIERYRDQARRALDYGLLRRPVEIESWIDRRYLERALAEQHLETYWPRSKADGTKLTEAAASAGSKAQ, encoded by the coding sequence TTGTCTGTATTTCTCTTGATCATGGTTCCGGCAGTCGTGTTTTGCTCTGGGAGTGGCCTCGCGAAGGCCGAGCCTATCGTCATCCGTATCGGTTATCCGGGGCTCGGCGTCGACAACAGACCATTTGCATACGGCGGCATTGCCGCGATTGCTCACGCTGAAAGATACATCGAAAAAGAATTCGAGAACGACCAACATATCAAAGTGGAATGGACGCTGTTCCGCGGAGCTGGCCCGGCTGTGAATGAGGCGTTTGCCTCCGGTCAGCTCGATTTCTCCGCAGGATTGGGCGACCTGCCAGCAATCGTGCATCGATCAAACGGCATCAAGACCAAATGGCTCGCGCAGTCGGATGTGCATACGCCTATCTTTCTCGCGGTCCGGAAAGGGGTCGAAGTAAACCGTATTGAAGATCTCGTTGGAAGAAAGATCGCGCAGTTTCGCGGGACCAATCTTCAGCTGGCAGCGGATCGGGTGCTTGCTGCGCACGGGTTGACGGAAAAAAACATCAAGTTCATCAATCTGGACTTTGCAGGGTCGGTTGCGGCTTTGCTTTCCGGCAACATCGACGGTGCTTTCGGCGGCGTTGAAGTCCTCGAGCTGAAGCGTCGCGGGATCATAGACATTCCTTACGACACCAAGGACGACAAGCCGGAATTCAGTCGCGCTGCGGGACTCTACGTAACGGAAGAGTTCGAGGCCAAACACCCCGAACTCGTGCAACGCGTTGTAAACGCATATGTCCGCGCGGCGCGTTGGGGAGCCGACGAGGCCAATCGCGAGGCTCTCAATGACGTGTACGCAAAATCCGGCATCCCGGCGCAGAGCTTCCGCGAGTATTTTTCGGGCCAGAAGCTCGCCGACCGGCTTAATCCCCTCATCGACGACTTTGTCATCGAACGCTATCGCGATCAGGCTCGGCGCGCTCTCGACTACGGACTTCTGCGCAGGCCCGTCGAAATCGAAAGCTGGATCGACCGCCGCTATCTTGAGCGCGCGCTTGCCGAACAACACCTCGAGACCTACTGGCCCCGCTCCAAGGCCGACGGCACCAAACTGACCGAAGCGGCGGCGTCCGCTGGCAGCAAGGCGCAGTGA
- a CDS encoding NAD(P)/FAD-dependent oxidoreductase: MARTPHPYDLVIAGASFAGLVAAKTAAIRGLKVAVLEPKAAAGQHVASTGILTKEAAQEIDLPYNLTRRVYGVRLYAPNLRHVDLFAPDSFFVTTDTGRVLGWLAQEAQRVGAQILWRTPFQGAERKDGIFLFKGVNISARHIIGADGAKSAVARAFGLGLNTRFMLATEHEYDGLDADPRFLHCFLDSQLAPGHIAWVAPGPSLFHAGLAARPGRRPHLAAFLAKTAPIFGFEDARLVERRTGRIPCGGLVRPFATDGVTLIGDAAGMVSPTTGGGVGFAFQYGRRAAQVVADHLLHLGPSPEMALAKELPRFGLSHLTRLALNLAPPNALLSAALGTAPMRKFAQHVYFRERGGRGISFADFQARLNGLESPPLRANSAAPRNIP; the protein is encoded by the coding sequence ATGGCACGCACCCCTCACCCCTATGATCTGGTCATTGCCGGTGCAAGCTTCGCCGGGTTGGTAGCCGCCAAGACCGCGGCGATTCGCGGGCTGAAAGTCGCCGTTCTCGAACCAAAAGCCGCTGCGGGGCAGCATGTGGCGTCGACGGGCATCCTCACGAAGGAAGCCGCACAGGAAATCGACCTCCCGTACAATCTCACGCGACGCGTTTACGGCGTGCGGCTTTACGCTCCCAATCTCCGCCACGTCGATCTGTTCGCGCCGGACAGCTTCTTCGTGACGACGGACACCGGACGCGTGCTCGGCTGGCTTGCGCAGGAAGCGCAGCGGGTGGGCGCGCAGATCCTGTGGCGCACGCCGTTTCAGGGCGCGGAACGCAAGGACGGCATATTCCTTTTCAAGGGCGTCAACATTTCGGCGCGGCACATCATCGGCGCGGACGGTGCGAAGTCTGCCGTGGCTCGCGCCTTCGGGCTTGGGCTCAACACGCGGTTCATGCTCGCCACCGAGCACGAATATGACGGGCTCGACGCGGACCCGCGCTTCCTGCATTGCTTCCTCGATTCGCAGCTCGCGCCGGGGCATATCGCCTGGGTCGCGCCGGGGCCGTCGCTGTTTCATGCCGGGCTTGCCGCCCGTCCGGGACGGAGGCCGCATCTCGCCGCCTTCCTCGCCAAGACCGCGCCGATCTTCGGCTTCGAGGATGCGAGGCTCGTGGAGCGGCGAACGGGGCGCATTCCATGCGGCGGCTTGGTCCGGCCCTTCGCCACCGATGGCGTGACACTGATCGGCGATGCGGCGGGCATGGTTTCGCCGACAACCGGCGGCGGCGTCGGCTTTGCCTTCCAGTATGGGCGGCGCGCGGCGCAGGTGGTCGCCGATCACCTTCTGCATCTCGGACCATCGCCGGAGATGGCGCTCGCGAAGGAACTGCCGCGTTTCGGCCTCAGCCACCTGACGCGCCTTGCGCTCAATCTCGCGCCGCCGAACGCGCTTCTGTCGGCCGCGCTCGGGACCGCCCCCATGCGCAAGTTCGCGCAGCACGTCTATTTCCGCGAACGCGGCGGCCGAGGCATCAGCTTCGCCGACTTCCAGGCGCGATTGAACGGGCTCGAAAGTCCGCCGCTGCGCGCGAATAGCGCCGCGCCGCGAAATATCCCGTAG
- the proS gene encoding proline--tRNA ligase: MSQHALSVTREQNFPEWYQAVVRDADLAENSPVRGCMIIKPWGYGIWERVQKGLDARIKETGHENCYFPIFIPMSFLAKEAEHVEGFAKEMAVVTHHRLKNIDGKLVPDPEAELQEPLIVRPTSETIIGDAFQRWVKSYRDLPILINQWANVVRWEMRTRMFLRTTEFLWQEGHTAHADKTDAMAETLRMLEVYRSFAEDVLAMPVVAGEKPENERFPGADNTYSIEAMMQDGKALQAGTSHYLGTHFAEAQNIRFQNEAGELALCHTTSWGVSTRLIGGVIMTHGDDDGLRLPPAIAPKQIVIVPMLRDKPEDAAVVEFCTSLAAELNAKAAFGEPIRAHIDNRKIKSADKRWDWVRRGAPLILEIGPRDASGGNVTFTRRDALRDGPKVKSHSLPRAEFVAGAEGLLREIQGALYADAKKRLDGNIRTDIASFDELAAYFGPAEEDEGGAFKGWVRVSWSRPTGAALEEIADRLKALKLTIRNTPLDSKTSAATCFFTGGAAVEDIIISRAY, translated from the coding sequence ATGTCGCAGCACGCCCTTTCCGTAACGCGCGAACAGAATTTTCCCGAGTGGTATCAGGCCGTCGTCCGCGATGCCGACCTCGCGGAAAATTCGCCCGTGCGCGGCTGCATGATCATCAAGCCGTGGGGCTATGGCATCTGGGAGCGCGTGCAGAAGGGCCTCGACGCGCGCATCAAGGAGACGGGGCACGAAAACTGCTATTTCCCTATCTTCATACCGATGAGCTTCCTCGCCAAGGAAGCGGAGCACGTCGAAGGCTTCGCGAAGGAAATGGCGGTCGTCACGCATCACCGCCTGAAGAACATCGACGGCAAGCTGGTGCCCGATCCCGAAGCCGAGCTTCAGGAACCGCTGATCGTGCGGCCGACGTCGGAAACGATCATCGGCGACGCCTTCCAGCGCTGGGTCAAGAGCTACCGCGACCTTCCCATCCTCATCAACCAGTGGGCGAACGTGGTGCGTTGGGAGATGCGCACGCGCATGTTCCTGCGCACAACGGAATTTCTCTGGCAGGAGGGCCACACCGCGCACGCCGACAAGACCGACGCCATGGCCGAGACGCTGCGGATGCTGGAAGTCTACCGCAGCTTCGCCGAGGATGTGCTCGCGATGCCGGTGGTTGCCGGTGAAAAGCCGGAGAACGAGCGCTTCCCCGGCGCCGACAACACCTATTCGATCGAAGCCATGATGCAGGACGGCAAGGCGCTTCAGGCCGGCACGTCGCATTATCTCGGCACGCATTTCGCCGAGGCGCAGAACATCCGCTTCCAGAATGAGGCGGGCGAGCTCGCGCTGTGCCACACGACCAGCTGGGGCGTGTCCACGCGGCTCATCGGCGGCGTAATCATGACGCATGGCGACGACGACGGCTTGCGCCTGCCGCCTGCCATCGCGCCGAAGCAGATCGTCATCGTGCCGATGCTGCGCGACAAGCCGGAAGACGCTGCCGTGGTCGAATTCTGTACGAGCCTCGCGGCGGAGCTTAACGCCAAGGCCGCGTTCGGCGAGCCGATCCGCGCGCATATCGACAATCGCAAGATCAAGTCCGCCGACAAGCGTTGGGACTGGGTGCGCCGCGGCGCGCCGCTCATCCTCGAAATCGGCCCGCGCGACGCAAGCGGCGGCAACGTCACGTTCACGCGCCGCGATGCCCTGCGCGACGGCCCCAAGGTCAAATCGCATTCGCTGCCGCGCGCCGAGTTCGTCGCGGGCGCCGAAGGGCTGCTGCGCGAAATCCAGGGCGCGCTTTACGCCGACGCCAAGAAGCGCCTCGACGGCAACATCCGCACCGACATCGCGAGCTTCGACGAGCTGGCCGCCTATTTCGGCCCGGCCGAGGAGGACGAGGGCGGCGCTTTCAAGGGATGGGTGCGCGTGTCGTGGTCGCGGCCGACCGGCGCGGCGCTCGAAGAGATCGCGGACAGGCTCAAGGCGCTGAAGCTCACCATCCGCAACACGCCGCTCGACAGCAAGACGAGCGCCGCGACATGCTTCTTCACCGGCGGCGCTGCGGTCGAAGACATCATCATCTCGCGGGCTTACTAG
- a CDS encoding FAD-dependent monooxygenase: MSFTQRSEVIVIGAGPAGLAAAIGCHDAGLTATVVDTSPAASSHAATGRSAALFNTTIAFLARLGVWDRCEPHAEPLRALQFIDDTGRRLRAPDALFKAAEIGEEAFGCNIANADLARALKEIAAEKGIAILTPGPLRTFHESATRAILAFENGIELYAPLAIAADGRNSATREAAGIRALTWPYEQTAMAASFSHARPHNGLCIEFHRNGGPFTLIPLPGNRSSFVWTERKADTARLMGLDDEAFAREMEKASHFALGRIFDLSQRGAFPLSALMAREFGRARVALVGEAAHAVPPIGAQGLNLGFRDVEALLGLLVDAKAANADLGGEDLLRDYSAARRGDIVSRTLGVDLLNRSLLSSFLPMQAARGLGLYALGAIGPLRRAFMRRGMAPAGPVQ, from the coding sequence ATGAGCTTCACCCAGAGGTCCGAAGTCATCGTGATCGGCGCGGGGCCTGCGGGACTCGCAGCGGCAATCGGCTGCCACGATGCGGGCCTGACCGCGACCGTCGTCGACACGTCCCCCGCCGCGTCCTCTCATGCCGCGACCGGGCGCAGCGCGGCGCTTTTCAACACGACCATCGCCTTCCTTGCGCGGCTCGGCGTCTGGGATCGATGCGAGCCGCATGCGGAGCCGCTTCGCGCGCTTCAATTCATCGACGACACAGGACGCCGCCTTCGCGCGCCCGACGCGCTGTTCAAGGCTGCCGAAATCGGCGAGGAGGCATTCGGCTGCAACATCGCCAATGCCGATCTCGCGCGGGCGCTGAAAGAGATCGCGGCGGAAAAGGGCATCGCGATTCTCACGCCGGGTCCGCTGCGAACGTTCCACGAGTCTGCCACGCGGGCGATCCTCGCCTTCGAAAACGGCATCGAGCTTTATGCGCCCCTCGCCATCGCCGCCGACGGTCGAAACTCCGCCACCCGCGAGGCGGCGGGCATTCGCGCGCTGACATGGCCTTACGAGCAAACCGCGATGGCTGCGAGTTTCAGCCACGCCCGGCCGCATAACGGGCTATGCATCGAATTTCACCGAAACGGCGGACCGTTCACGCTCATACCGCTACCCGGCAACCGGTCGAGCTTCGTCTGGACGGAGCGCAAGGCCGACACGGCTCGTCTGATGGGGCTCGACGACGAAGCCTTCGCGCGTGAGATGGAAAAGGCGTCGCATTTCGCGCTCGGCCGCATCTTCGACCTCAGCCAACGCGGCGCATTCCCGCTCTCGGCGCTCATGGCGCGCGAGTTTGGCCGTGCCCGCGTTGCGCTCGTGGGCGAAGCGGCGCATGCGGTGCCGCCCATCGGCGCGCAGGGGCTGAACCTCGGCTTCCGCGATGTGGAGGCGCTGCTGGGCCTTCTCGTCGATGCCAAGGCGGCGAATGCGGACCTCGGCGGCGAAGACCTGCTGCGTGACTACTCGGCGGCGCGCCGCGGCGACATCGTCAGCCGGACGCTCGGCGTCGACCTCCTGAACCGCAGCCTCCTGTCCAGCTTCCTCCCGATGCAGGCCGCGCGCGGGCTTGGCCTCTATGCGCTCGGCGCGATCGGGCCGCTACGCAGGGCTTTCATGCGGCGCGGGATGGCTCCTGCTGGCCCGGTGCAGTGA
- a CDS encoding lysophospholipid acyltransferase family protein: MFLDLRQRLEYGAVLAIAAIVRAMPLDMATAFSARAWRFLAPKTHRQARALRNLAKAMPETTHAEREAIVDEMWDNLGRVMAETFQLDRLLKDPSRFAIENPELLDRYRNEMGPLVVAAPHMGNWEIAILPLLTIGANTAGVYRLVENPYVDRYIRNKRAQLYPGGLFASKSNEGLATIMRIATHVRSGGALGMLADLADWHGVQVPFFGHPMWATVAPAWLARRAGTRLAVGRCIRIGKESRFSIAFKELEVPRTGDANEDIKVLTATIQREFEAWIREHPSQWMWSNKRWPEAAFEGVHH; the protein is encoded by the coding sequence ATGTTTCTCGATCTCCGCCAAAGGCTTGAATACGGTGCCGTTCTGGCCATCGCGGCGATCGTCCGCGCGATGCCGCTTGACATGGCCACCGCGTTTTCCGCTCGCGCCTGGCGGTTCCTTGCGCCGAAGACCCATCGTCAGGCCCGGGCGCTGCGCAACCTCGCCAAGGCCATGCCGGAGACGACGCACGCCGAACGCGAGGCCATCGTCGACGAGATGTGGGACAATCTCGGGCGCGTGATGGCGGAGACGTTCCAGCTCGACCGCCTTTTGAAAGATCCGTCGCGCTTTGCTATCGAAAACCCGGAGTTGCTCGACCGTTACCGCAACGAGATGGGGCCGCTCGTCGTCGCCGCGCCGCATATGGGCAATTGGGAAATCGCGATCCTGCCGCTGCTCACCATCGGCGCGAACACGGCCGGCGTTTACCGGCTGGTCGAAAACCCCTATGTGGACCGCTACATCCGCAACAAGCGCGCACAGCTTTATCCGGGCGGCCTGTTCGCCAGCAAGAGCAACGAGGGGCTCGCCACGATCATGCGCATCGCCACGCATGTGCGAAGCGGCGGCGCGCTCGGCATGCTGGCCGACCTCGCCGACTGGCATGGCGTGCAGGTGCCGTTCTTCGGTCATCCGATGTGGGCGACCGTCGCACCCGCATGGCTCGCCCGACGCGCGGGCACGCGCCTTGCGGTGGGCCGCTGCATCCGCATCGGCAAGGAGTCGCGTTTTTCCATCGCGTTCAAGGAACTGGAAGTGCCGCGCACCGGCGATGCGAACGAAGACATCAAGGTGTTGACGGCCACCATTCAACGCGAGTTCGAGGCATGGATTCGCGAGCATCCCTCACAGTGGATGTGGTCGAACAAGCGCTGGCCCGAAGCCGCGTTCGAGGGCGTGCATCATTGA
- a CDS encoding CBS domain-containing protein, producing MPMHRFLEWHASQFMTKDVESVPSSLTLRELGALFDHNDYNSFPVVDNDVLVGLVTKLDFLKAFIFDTSHLMPHYGEVMSKTVGEVMMKDIVHVELETPLTKVLELMVKLRTRGFPVLEEGKLVGFISRTDLTHALTLATRDE from the coding sequence ATGCCGATGCATCGCTTTCTTGAGTGGCATGCCAGTCAGTTCATGACGAAGGACGTCGAATCCGTTCCCTCGTCGCTGACGCTCCGCGAACTCGGCGCGCTGTTCGATCACAACGATTACAATTCCTTCCCGGTTGTGGATAACGACGTGCTCGTCGGCCTCGTAACGAAGCTCGACTTCCTGAAGGCGTTCATCTTCGACACCAGCCACCTCATGCCGCACTACGGTGAGGTCATGTCGAAGACGGTGGGCGAGGTGATGATGAAGGACATCGTCCACGTCGAGCTTGAAACGCCGCTGACAAAGGTTCTGGAGCTGATGGTGAAGCTTCGCACGCGCGGCTTTCCGGTGCTCGAAGAGGGCAAGCTCGTCGGCTTCATCTCGCGCACCGACCTCACCCACGCGCTGACGCTCGCAACCCGCGACGAATAG
- a CDS encoding ABC transporter ATP-binding protein codes for MTALANPVTFRLAALELESVGRAFDVAGTKFDALRDVSLTVCEGEFIAFVGASGCGKSTLLKAIVGLDRGFEGSIRIDGKPVDGPNLDRSIVFQEHRLLPWLTVEANVGAALRRSGLPSSERKQRVAEQLDLVGLSSFAKAYPAQLSGGMAQRVAIARALVTRPRFLLLDEPLGALDALTRLRLQGELARLIRHEGTTALLVTHDVDEAVTLADRIVVMKPHPGRVARILDVPRHAIRDRSSPAFLRARDEVLGLLGVPGFVEEPDAPRDRPAELQTA; via the coding sequence ATGACCGCGCTCGCTAATCCCGTCACGTTCCGGCTTGCCGCGCTTGAACTGGAAAGCGTCGGCCGCGCCTTCGATGTAGCCGGCACAAAGTTCGACGCATTGCGCGACGTGTCGCTGACTGTGTGCGAGGGTGAATTTATCGCCTTTGTCGGCGCATCGGGATGCGGGAAGTCGACGCTTCTCAAAGCGATCGTCGGTCTCGACCGCGGCTTTGAAGGAAGTATCAGGATCGATGGAAAGCCCGTCGATGGCCCGAACCTTGACCGGAGCATCGTGTTTCAGGAGCACCGTCTCCTGCCATGGCTTACGGTCGAAGCCAATGTCGGCGCGGCGCTCAGGAGAAGCGGCCTTCCGTCCAGCGAGCGGAAACAGCGCGTGGCCGAACAGCTCGATCTCGTTGGGCTTTCCAGCTTCGCGAAGGCATATCCGGCTCAGTTGTCCGGCGGGATGGCGCAGCGTGTCGCCATCGCACGAGCGCTCGTGACGCGCCCGCGCTTTCTGCTTCTGGATGAGCCGCTCGGAGCGCTGGACGCACTGACCCGTCTCAGGCTTCAAGGCGAGCTTGCCCGGCTCATTCGACACGAGGGCACCACGGCGCTGCTCGTGACGCACGATGTTGATGAAGCCGTCACCCTCGCCGACAGAATCGTCGTGATGAAACCGCATCCTGGGCGCGTCGCGCGGATCCTCGATGTTCCGCGCCATGCGATCCGCGACCGCTCGTCTCCAGCCTTCCTGAGAGCGCGAGACGAGGTTCTGGGGCTGCTCGGTGTTCCGGGTTTCGTCGAGGAACCCGATGCCCCCCGTGACCGCCCGGCCGAACTCCAGACGGCCTGA